The window CGGCTGCGAGCAGGCCGGAGCTGTCAGCCGCGCCTCGTTCTCGCCGCCGAGCTTCGGGGGCGTCGACGGGGTGCGTCCCTTGCGCTCCAGCACGGCCGTCGGCCCGTGCTCGACGGCCCGCCTGTGCCACGATTCCAGGCTGCGGTTGGTGACGCCGAACGCCTCGGCGATCCTGTCGTCGGGCCAGGCCGGCCCGTCCGGCCCTTGGTCGCACTTGGGCAGCGCCTGGGCCCGCTGCAGCTTCCAGCCGGCGACGTTCCCCTTGCGTACCAGGCGGGCGAAATCGGCCCGCTCCTCGGCGGTCATCTTCAGGACGTACCTCTTGGCCATGTCGGACCTCCGTGGGGGCCGCGTTGCGACCGGAGCAGAGAGGCCATCCTACCCGAAGATCATCGAGTGACGCACCACGACCACCGCGTCGCCGAACACGTTGGATATCTCTGGGACCTTCGTGTTCCCGACGGCGGGGATCTACAGCGTCCGCATCGGCGTGACGGACACGGCCAATCTCACCATGTTCGCGACCAGCTCGATCTCGATCGTCGAACCTTACTCGATCATCGCAGCCCCGGTCGCAATCTCCGGCGGCCTGGGGACCACGCCCTTCAGCGGCCCCGTGGCCACCTTCGCGACGACGAGGCCGAACTCGAGCATCGCCGATTTCTCAGCCGTGATCCAGTGGGGCGACGGTTCGAGCAGTCCAGGCGATATCAAGGGCGGGCCGTCGAGCTTCACCGTCTCGGGGAGCCACCCTTACGAGAGCGCCGGCACGTTCACGACCAGCATCTCGATCGTCGGGGTGGGGGACGCGCCGAGCGGGTCGACGATGGGTACTGCGACCATCACGGCGCCGTCCAGCGGCGTGACGGCCTCCGGCCGAACGTTCGTGGCCTCGGCGGGCCAGACCATCAACTCCGGGGCCCCGGCCGACGACGTGGTGATCGCGACCTTCACCGACCCGTCGCCGACGGCGGTCGGGACGTACTCGGCCCTGATCGACTGGGGAGGAGGGCGGACGGGGCCGGGCGCGATCAGGTTGGAAGCCGGGACGAGCGACCAATTCGAGGTCCGGGGGACGATCTCGTACGATTCGGCCAGGTCGTACCCGGTGAAGGTGGCGATCTACAAGTCGGGTTCCCCGTTCGCGACGGCCTCGTCCACGGCGCAGGTGGTGAACACCGGGGCGAGCTTCTCGTTCACGGCGGGGCTGGCGATCGCGCCGGGCAACGGCCCGAACGCGGCGAACGGGTACACGCTGACCAACCGGCCGACGTTCGCCGGGACGGCGACGCCGTACGCGACGGTGCAACTCTACGCCAGGCCGACGATCGCCGACGCGACGATCCCGATCGGGTCGGGGGTGGCCGACGGCTCGGGGGCGTGGTCGGTCCAGTCGACCCCGCTGGCCGACGGTGCGTATGCGGTGACGGCCGTGCAGACGCCGCCCGCGGGATATCCCGGTGAGCCGGTTTCGCTCGCCGCGAACCAGGGGCGAGTCGTGGTGGACACGGTCGCGCCGCAGGTCGTCGGCGTGGCGACGGACCGGTCGGGCCGCGTGACGGTCCTGTTCCGGGACGAATCGAGCGGGATGGACGCGTCCACCCTGCACGACGCCGGCGATTACGCCCTGCTGGGCAAGAGGTCGTCCGTCATACGCCCGACGTCCGCGACGTTGGAGTCGGTGGGGGCCTCGCCGACGGACGCGGCCGTGGTCTCGCTGGCCCTGCCGGGGGGGCGCCGAACACGCTCGGCGTTCGGCCGGCTCCGGATCGACGCGGCCGCCGCCGGCGGGGCGGGCGCGACCGACCTGGCCGGCAACGCGGTCGCCCCCTTCGTCGCCTCGCTGGGCCGGGGCCGGACCGTCAAGCCCGCCGCCCGCAGGCGGGCCCGCTGAGGGCCGGCGACGGCAGGGAAGGGCGGGGGGGCGGTCGGCTCCGGACGGCGCGTCGAATGCGACCCCGCCGCGTCCGGCGGAATTCGGAAACGAGTTAACATGTAATCGCCAGAATATTAGACTCTTCTGGCGACGACGACTTCGATGACATGAACATGGCCGTCATCATCGGGGCCCGCGGCTCGAATCGGCGGAACGCCGCGACAGCGTCGGCTCGCGCCATGGCGGCGACCTGATCGGTCGCCGACCTTGCTTCTCGGCGAGGACGGCCTGCATCTCGGCCGGCACATCCTCGGCTCGCGCGACCCGGAGGGCGTGCGATTGCTCCGCCAGGTCGAAAACCCCTGGTCGAAGGTGGCGACTGGGATGATCGGCGGAAAAGACGGGGTTGATCGCCGGACGGCCTCTGAAAAGGCCAGCCGGATGACTACAAATCTTTTTTACTATTTGCAAGGCTTTGTGCGAGCGCTTATTCTGCATCACAACCATCGTTTCTGGCGGCCCGACCGCTCGATCCTCGTCGCTGCTTGAGGTGCGGATGTCTTCGTCACTCGTCCGATTTTTGTCACACTTGGCGACGGACGCCGAGCTGATGGGGAAGTACCTCGAAGATCCAGAAGCCGTCATGCTTCAATTCGACCTATCCGAGTCGGATGTGCAGTTGCTGCTGAGCCAGGACACCTTAGGCTTGGAAGCACGTGCCTGCGGTACGATAGGCTCGGTCGATCAGCCCTCGAACCCTGCGCCCGGCTATCCGCCGACGTGTTCTGGGGTCTACCCCCAGCCGTCGGTCATGACGCTGATCGTCTATTTCGTCCCCTTGGGCATGGGATATCAGAACCAGGCGGCCATGGTCTCCGGGATGCCCTTTCCTCAGGTCGCTCCGGCCCCGGGCGTCGTTCCCGGGCCGCTCACGTATTTCGCGCCGGTGCCCGGCGGCTCCGGGTATCCCGCGTCGGTTCCCGGGCCGCTCACGTATTTCGCGCCGGTGCCCGGCGGCTCCGGGTATCCCGCGTCGGTTCCCGGGCCGCTCACGTATTTCGCGCCGGTGCCCGGGCCGCTCGCGTTCTTTACGACGCCGTCTCGCCAGCCGTCGGCGGGCCCAGTTCCGGAGAAGTGTCCGCCAAATTCATCTAAGGAGCCACCGCTTCACTAGCGTTGGACAACCCTTATATGGACGGAAACGGCCAAGTGGGCCGCGACTGACCAGGTCGTCGTCGTCACAGGTCGAATCCGAGGTTTTCCCGGCGGAGAGCGGCGGCATGGTGGAGCGTTCCGCGGGGCGGGGGAGACTGATCGCCGTCGGCACGGGGATCCGGATCGTGGGGCAGATCACGACCGAGGCGATCGCCTGGATCCGCCGGGCCGACCGGGTCTTCACCCTCATCAGCGACCCCGTGGCCGACGAGACGATCCGGCGGCTCAACCCGGGAGGGGTCGAATCGCTCTCGACGTTCTACGAGGATCGGAAGCCACGCGAGATCACCTACCGCCAGATGGCTGGGCGTGTCATGGAATGTGTCCGTGAAGGTTCGATAACCTGCATCGCCTCCTACGGTCACCCGGGAGTCTTCGCCGACCCCGTCCACGAGGCCGTCCGCCGGGCCCGAGAGGAGGGCTTCCCGGCGCAGATCCTGCCGGCGATCTCCGCCGAGGATTGCTTGTTCGCCGACCTCGGCGTCGACCCGGCCCGGTCCGGGTGCCAATCCTACGATGCGACCGACTTTCTAGTCCACGGTCGGATGATCGACCCGTCATCATGTCTGATCCTCTGGCAGATCGGTGCCGTTGGCGAGCCGCTCTTTCGGGCCGACGGCTACCCGCTCTCGCTGCTGCCGATACTGGTCGATCGACTGGCCCGGATCCACCCCCTCGGCCACGTCGGCTACCTCTACGAGGCGCCAGCCCACCTCGGCGCGGGGCCGATGATCCGTGCCGTCGCGCTAGGCTCGCTGACCGGCGAGCGATTCTCCACCTCGTCGACCCTCTACATCCCCCCATCCCGCCCGCCCAGACCCGACCCGGATGTCGTCGCCCGGATCAATTCGATGAGGGGCCAATGACCCCTCGACCGTCGCCTTTCACCCGCGGGGACGTCATGCGACACTGGTTCTCTTACAATCTTACTTTTATATGTATCGGGATCGTGGCCATGGCGGGCTCTCCGGCCCGAGGAGACGAACACCCGTTCACGATCGAGCTCCGGGAGGTCGTGGGCGTGGGGGCCCCCGGACTCCAGTCGTTCGCCGTGGGTCGGACGGCGGACGGGCGCTGGGTCTGCATCGGGGGCCGGCTCGCCGGGCTGCACGACCGGCGAAGTCCCGGCAATCCGCCGCCGCTTACCAACTTCGACCGGCGCAACGAGAGCCTCTGGGTGATCGATCCGGTCCGGCGGCGAGCCCGCTCACGGCCCCTGGCCGACCTCGTCCCGCCGGACGCGGCCGTATCGCTCGCCGTAGTGAATCCCCAGGCCGCCCAGGTGGGGGACCGGCTCTATCTCGCGGGGGGGTTCGGGCTCGGTCCCGGCGGGACCGCGATGACCACCCATCGTCGTCTCACCGTCGTCGACCTCTCGGCGGCCGCCGACGCGGTCGAGGGCGGCGGGCCGATCGGGTCGCACATCCGCCAGTCCGCCCCCGACGATTTCCTCCGCGTCACCGGGGGCGAAATGCTGACCCTCGACGGGACGTTCTACCTCGTCTTCGGCCAGCGGTTCGACAGGAATTACGTCGGCGAGGATGACCGTGGGGGGACCTACACGCATCAGGTCCGTCCGTTCCGGGTCGAGGACACGGGGGCGGCGGTCTCGATTCTCAAGGGGACCCCGACCGGGACGTCGACCCATGACGGAGAGTTCCGCCGCCGAGACCTGAACGCGATCGTCGCAGTCCGGGGCGACGGCCGGCCGGGGATCACCGCTTTCGGCGGGGTCTTCAGGCCCAACCGCGATTCCGAGACAGGTCGACACGCCTGGACCCGGCCGATCGACATCGACCCGGGGGACGCCGGGCCGTCCGTCCGGGTCGACCCGACTGGGTTTCGGCAGCAACTCTCTCACTACAACTGCGCCACGCTGACGGTCCGCGAACCGACAACGAGGACGACGGCGACGGTCTTCTTCGGCGGGATCTCCGAGGTCGTCGCAGGGGTGGACGGGGCCTTCCGGCCGGACGCCGAACTACCGTTCGTCGACCACGTGAGCTGCGTCACCCGGCGGGCCGACGGCTCCTTCAGCGAGACGCTCGTCTGCCGGGGCGTCTCGGCCCCGCCGGCCCCGCTGCGGCTGCCCGGCCTGCTCGGGGCCGGGGCCCGGTTCGTGCCGGCCGACCCGTCCCTGTTCGCGTTCGACGCGCTGCAGCTGGACCGGCTCCGGGGGAACGTGGTGGTCGGTCACATCTATGGGGGGATTTCCGCCTCCACCGGCAACGGCGGGACGACCCGCGCGAGCGACCGAATCTTCGAGGTCGTGGTCGGGCCACGTCCTTCGTCTGCCTCCCCGGTGCCAGTCGTCCTCTCTCGCCTTCATCCGGTCGATTCCCCTTCCAAGTCCCCCCGATGAGGAACGTCCGTTGAGCGTCCTGGCTTATCCGCGTATCCATTTCCGCGGGAACTGCACCTTCAACCCGGCGACTGGCAATAACGACGACGTCGTCGTCAACGGCGACGCGGTCGACGTCACGCTGCGCCCCGATCTCTTGCAACTAAACGACGAGGATGCGACGGCCGCCCTGATATCGGCTTACAGGGCAACGCATCCCATCAATCATCGCGTTCAGACATATATGCGAGTCGGGTGGAATTACGCCGGCGACATGTCATCGAGCTTCACGCAGGTCTCGGTCTGCTCGGTGACGGACTCCAACGGGCGAACTCACTCGGACGACCCGATCATAGGCTCGCTGGTCGAGATCGAGGGCTCGCCGGCCGATATGGAGTTCTTTAGGATAAGGGGCCCGGATGCGGTCATCTGCGACCTAGACCCTACGGGGTCGGCGACCGCCCAGCTCTTCCTCGGCGCGTTCTCGCTAGGCAACGGAGTGGCCGGTATCTCGGCGACCATCAACGTCCGCGCGCACGCCCGGCGGGCCTTATTTCGCAATGCGGCCGTCTACGAAGGGGAGCAGAATTTCCCCGGCGGCGGGGCGTCCTGGCAGTTCGCCCTCCCGCTCGAATCTCTGCGGTTTAAGGGGGCCGGTCGGTCGATCGCACTGGACGCCCTTCGGGCCGCCGCCGAAGCGGCGCGGGGCCTCGTCGTCCGTTTCGGCGTCCTCCGACCCGAGCCGCGCATCCGCACCAACGAGCTGATCGAGCTTTTCCACCAGGGCCGGTTCGTGCGGAACCCGGCCGAGGCGATCGTGGTCGGGACCGTGGGCCTCTGGGAGGACGGAGACCTGACCTCGGCGTCGGCCGACCGGTCTCTCCTCCCGGCGAGCGGCCCCCCCAGGCCGTCGACGATTCTTGGAATCGCCGCCGAGTACCTCGGCCCGGCTGCGGCGCGAGTCCAACGCGGCCGGGACGTGGTTTCGCTCGATCTGATATCGGCTTTCCCCGAGGACGGCTTCGATCCGCCGCCGGCCAAGCCGGTCAAGGCGAATCTCGGGACGGTTCGGCTCGGGTGGGCCCCGCCGGGGGGGGGCAGCGTCGTTCCGATCAGCCGCCCCCTGGCGTATGAGTATGCCACCTACGAGACTCGGGGAGGAGTGCTC of the Paludisphaera mucosa genome contains:
- a CDS encoding SAM-dependent methyltransferase, yielding MVERSAGRGRLIAVGTGIRIVGQITTEAIAWIRRADRVFTLISDPVADETIRRLNPGGVESLSTFYEDRKPREITYRQMAGRVMECVREGSITCIASYGHPGVFADPVHEAVRRAREEGFPAQILPAISAEDCLFADLGVDPARSGCQSYDATDFLVHGRMIDPSSCLILWQIGAVGEPLFRADGYPLSLLPILVDRLARIHPLGHVGYLYEAPAHLGAGPMIRAVALGSLTGERFSTSSTLYIPPSRPPRPDPDVVARINSMRGQ
- a CDS encoding Ig-like domain-containing protein, with the translated sequence MFPTAGIYSVRIGVTDTANLTMFATSSISIVEPYSIIAAPVAISGGLGTTPFSGPVATFATTRPNSSIADFSAVIQWGDGSSSPGDIKGGPSSFTVSGSHPYESAGTFTTSISIVGVGDAPSGSTMGTATITAPSSGVTASGRTFVASAGQTINSGAPADDVVIATFTDPSPTAVGTYSALIDWGGGRTGPGAIRLEAGTSDQFEVRGTISYDSARSYPVKVAIYKSGSPFATASSTAQVVNTGASFSFTAGLAIAPGNGPNAANGYTLTNRPTFAGTATPYATVQLYARPTIADATIPIGSGVADGSGAWSVQSTPLADGAYAVTAVQTPPAGYPGEPVSLAANQGRVVVDTVAPQVVGVATDRSGRVTVLFRDESSGMDASTLHDAGDYALLGKRSSVIRPTSATLESVGASPTDAAVVSLALPGGRRTRSAFGRLRIDAAAAGGAGATDLAGNAVAPFVASLGRGRTVKPAARRRAR
- a CDS encoding helix-turn-helix domain-containing protein — protein: MAKRYVLKMTAEERADFARLVRKGNVAGWKLQRAQALPKCDQGPDGPAWPDDRIAEAFGVTNRSLESWHRRAVEHGPTAVLERKGRTPSTPPKLGGENEARLTAPACSQPPQGAGGWSLRLLAERQVELEVIGSVSHETVRRALEKAN